From a region of the Hymenobacter jejuensis genome:
- a CDS encoding CHAT domain-containing protein codes for MSKSNGAAPDGPQEAALPRRRVRATQRKPKPVRPDAKAEVGAPPADPPFTVPALLSQAVTVETPLPPPLPAHLPPPVTADPAAVARIASLSWAALQKELLLPAEPYSPRELALQAYFGETELFNLRELAGGSRALSPEGSPSKALADVIFLPGIMGSGLSLTHRGKTQPFWINLLRIAGEGIGSLQLPSTGDEVAATDPDHRTYSRTLLALSANWNMHPFGYDWRKDLGEAADRLAHYIERRLADRPVHIVAHSMGGLVARLFIARYPKLWDAMRGPDGDGGKLIMLGTPNYGSYAMVQVLTGAEKLVRWLAKLDLRNSLPEVVKILNTFEATYQMLPAPEKLAPELAALYQSGTWGEFPVLASHLDKAQNFHRELAAASATIDPERMVYIAGCNRRTLYKLDIVAPGEFRYHETLEGDGRVPFSLGLLPDVTTYYVDEDHGSLPSNRLVIKAIHELLVHNRTSALPQHPVITRSITARDGYWHRPIGEDLVGTKLENLAKRVKSGVKLPEEIAEQQAAEEALLRAALGEECPTRRLDSLRDQPTTRSQNPWPLTVALVYQKVTEVATPVLVMGTYRGAPATRRLAQVDEALEYWISQANDHAMLGGELGQISFIPARYKRKLKAKAVLLVSMGEEGRFTHHDLRYLMNNVATAVSSLGYPRFASVVLGTKAGTMSEERALLSLLQGVCDAMQNPSEVMPAKEANRVSHLTLIARDEKQFADLSVILENVEHSKLIDGLDVTFKPENFTTPPTPAPDAIGKSSPKGVINLPSDEAGPRITIERDGSRFRFSALVKGAVIPVREVDVQAFFPNSLSGRLMDSVTREEQETYGQLLTTTLFPIDFQELLAEPLTFILDRETAGLPWEMACFTHERRPGTQYFGPQLLLTRQFRTMLSPRPGLPPPRNQDLRVLIIADPAPEPEYQLPGARREGRAVVQMLSRIKQYSGLDIDVVERIGDAECDPLEILALILNGNFDVVHFAGHGVFNADHPSCGGWVFGKDRFLSAREIFQARQVPRLVFANACFSAEINQGPALTAEELNRNLAGIAEAFFERGVRNYLGTGWPVNDAQAEEFATEFYAQALLGLAADKITELSHLGETGEANPRPLGYAIAEGRNRIAHRGGSTWGAYQHYGQANDVLLSLS; via the coding sequence ATGTCGAAAAGCAATGGCGCAGCCCCCGATGGTCCGCAAGAGGCGGCCTTGCCGCGGCGGCGCGTGCGGGCCACGCAACGCAAGCCCAAACCCGTTCGCCCCGACGCGAAGGCCGAAGTAGGAGCGCCGCCCGCTGATCCGCCCTTTACCGTGCCCGCGCTGCTGAGCCAGGCCGTAACCGTGGAAACGCCCCTGCCGCCGCCCTTGCCGGCGCACCTGCCCCCGCCCGTTACCGCCGACCCGGCCGCCGTGGCCCGCATTGCCAGTCTGAGCTGGGCTGCGCTGCAAAAAGAGCTGCTGCTGCCGGCCGAACCCTACTCGCCCAGGGAGCTAGCTTTGCAGGCGTATTTCGGCGAAACGGAGCTTTTCAACCTGCGCGAGCTGGCCGGCGGCAGCCGGGCCCTCAGCCCCGAAGGCAGCCCCAGCAAGGCCTTGGCCGACGTCATTTTTCTGCCAGGCATCATGGGTTCGGGCCTGAGCCTGACCCACCGGGGAAAAACCCAGCCGTTCTGGATCAATCTGTTGCGCATTGCCGGCGAAGGCATTGGCAGTTTGCAGCTTCCCTCAACGGGCGACGAGGTAGCGGCCACCGACCCCGACCACCGGACGTACTCGCGCACGCTGCTGGCTTTATCAGCCAACTGGAATATGCACCCGTTTGGCTACGATTGGCGCAAAGACTTGGGCGAAGCGGCCGACCGGCTGGCCCACTACATCGAGCGGCGCCTCGCCGACCGGCCCGTGCACATCGTGGCCCATTCGATGGGCGGGCTAGTGGCCCGGCTGTTTATTGCCCGTTACCCCAAGCTCTGGGACGCCATGCGTGGCCCCGACGGCGACGGCGGCAAGCTCATCATGCTGGGCACCCCTAATTATGGCTCTTACGCGATGGTGCAGGTGCTTACGGGGGCCGAAAAACTGGTGCGGTGGCTCGCCAAGCTCGACCTGCGCAACAGTCTGCCGGAGGTGGTCAAGATTCTGAACACCTTCGAGGCCACCTACCAGATGCTGCCGGCCCCCGAAAAGCTCGCGCCCGAACTGGCAGCGCTTTACCAGTCAGGCACGTGGGGCGAATTTCCGGTGCTGGCTTCGCACCTGGATAAGGCCCAGAATTTTCACCGCGAACTAGCCGCCGCCAGCGCCACCATCGACCCCGAACGCATGGTGTACATCGCGGGCTGCAACCGGCGCACGCTCTATAAGCTCGACATTGTGGCGCCCGGCGAATTTCGCTACCACGAAACCCTCGAAGGCGACGGCCGCGTCCCGTTTTCGCTGGGCCTGCTGCCCGACGTTACGACGTATTACGTCGACGAAGACCACGGCAGTCTCCCCAGCAATAGATTGGTAATCAAAGCCATACACGAGCTGCTGGTACACAACCGAACCTCGGCTTTGCCCCAGCACCCCGTCATTACGCGCAGCATCACCGCGCGCGACGGCTATTGGCACCGGCCCATCGGCGAAGACTTGGTCGGCACCAAGCTGGAAAACCTGGCGAAACGGGTGAAGTCGGGCGTCAAGCTGCCCGAAGAAATCGCCGAGCAGCAAGCCGCCGAAGAAGCCCTGTTGCGGGCTGCCCTCGGCGAAGAGTGCCCTACGCGCCGCCTCGACTCGCTCCGCGACCAGCCCACCACCCGCAGCCAGAACCCGTGGCCGCTAACCGTGGCGCTGGTCTACCAGAAAGTAACGGAGGTAGCCACGCCGGTGCTGGTGATGGGCACCTACCGGGGGGCGCCGGCCACGCGCCGCCTCGCCCAAGTCGACGAAGCTCTCGAATACTGGATCAGCCAAGCCAACGACCACGCCATGCTGGGCGGTGAGCTGGGCCAAATCTCCTTTATACCAGCCCGTTACAAGCGCAAGCTCAAGGCCAAGGCCGTGCTGCTGGTGAGCATGGGCGAAGAAGGCCGCTTCACCCACCACGACCTGCGCTACCTCATGAACAACGTAGCCACGGCGGTGTCGTCGTTGGGGTACCCGCGCTTTGCCTCCGTGGTGCTGGGCACCAAAGCCGGCACCATGAGCGAAGAGCGGGCCTTGCTGAGCTTGCTGCAAGGGGTGTGCGACGCTATGCAGAATCCGTCGGAGGTAATGCCGGCCAAAGAAGCCAACCGCGTATCGCATCTGACCCTGATCGCGCGCGATGAAAAGCAATTTGCCGACCTGAGCGTGATTCTGGAAAACGTGGAGCACAGCAAACTCATTGACGGACTGGATGTTACGTTTAAACCCGAAAACTTCACCACGCCGCCCACGCCCGCACCCGATGCCATTGGCAAATCGTCGCCCAAAGGCGTCATCAACTTGCCTTCCGACGAAGCCGGACCGCGCATTACCATCGAGCGCGACGGCTCGCGGTTTCGGTTTTCGGCCTTGGTGAAGGGTGCCGTAATTCCGGTGCGCGAAGTGGATGTGCAGGCCTTTTTCCCGAACAGCCTGTCGGGGCGGCTCATGGACTCGGTGACGCGCGAAGAGCAGGAAACCTACGGCCAGCTGCTGACGACGACGCTGTTTCCCATTGATTTTCAAGAGCTTCTTGCTGAGCCACTTACGTTTATCCTGGACCGCGAAACGGCAGGCTTGCCTTGGGAAATGGCCTGCTTTACGCACGAGCGGCGGCCGGGAACGCAATACTTCGGACCGCAGCTGCTGCTCACGCGCCAGTTCCGGACCATGCTCTCGCCGAGACCCGGCCTGCCCCCGCCCCGCAACCAGGATTTGCGCGTGCTGATCATTGCCGACCCTGCTCCCGAGCCCGAATATCAACTGCCAGGCGCCCGCCGCGAAGGCCGCGCCGTGGTGCAGATGCTCAGCCGCATCAAGCAGTATTCGGGCCTCGACATCGACGTGGTGGAGCGCATCGGCGACGCCGAGTGCGACCCGCTCGAAATTCTGGCCCTGATTCTCAACGGCAACTTCGACGTGGTGCACTTCGCCGGACACGGCGTTTTCAACGCCGACCACCCCTCGTGCGGCGGCTGGGTGTTTGGGAAAGATCGGTTTTTATCGGCGCGCGAAATTTTTCAGGCCCGGCAAGTGCCGCGGCTGGTGTTTGCCAACGCTTGTTTTTCGGCTGAAATCAACCAAGGCCCGGCCCTGACGGCCGAAGAACTGAACCGCAACCTGGCCGGCATTGCCGAAGCCTTTTTCGAGCGCGGCGTGCGCAACTACCTCGGCACCGGCTGGCCCGTCAACGATGCCCAGGCCGAAGAGTTTGCCACCGAATTCTACGCCCAGGCCCTGCTGGGCTTGGCCGCCGACAAAATCACGGAGCTTTCCCACCTCGGCGAAACCGGCGAGGCCAATCCACGACCGTTGGGCTATGCCATCGCCGAAGGCCGCAACCGCATCGCACACCGCGGCGGCTCGACGTGGGGCGCCTACCAGCACTACGGCCAGGCCAACGACGTGTTATTGTCGTTGTCGTAG
- a CDS encoding caspase family protein, with protein MPTRFKQLSLAEFIAVLDRFPFTRHINAVHMHHTWRPNRAQYQGLASIEAMWQYHTQHNGWSDIAQHITIAPDGTIWTGRNWNLAPASSSGHNGNSLAGPFMFEMIGDFDKGRDPFDGAQRNTALHVVAHVLHKFKLPNEALHFHNQMSVKTCPGSSISYANTLVEVQKIRATLGTRTVNFGAVIDSERIERALELLRRVPIASHTRRLGAEALAEPAEEGMSRQEMHHVTDAPETTTSRNAPLREALSEAQKRRLRPHVINLDQGHFSPDGLYTTRPADVDAIFDRYLEQALQEAKAANRPLQIMLYAHGGLVSEKSGLQSALRYIPWWLQNHVYPLYFVWETGLCGTLGAIIRSVGSREAARGITDLTDRIVEKSVGPLGGQLWKNMKDSAEWAAAADGGARYVALKLKAFCDAHGNDVRTGALQLHAAGHSAGSIFHAHFIPVALQLGVPAFRTLHLLAPAIRVDEFKRHLAAHVGKGIQHLTLYTMRDALELADTCSLIYRKSLLYLLYYALETARETPILGLDISLHADAQLQQLLGLSGTPTPNAEVIWSKTLEPTHRSSSTSTSHGGFDDDAPTMESVLRRVTNQEPVAPFPTTRELVDPWHEPVELPEELVLLAQVQAETKVPTPKKPAKPAPLMPLPSSNGHARQRALCIGIDEYAAAPLSGCVADAQSWVQTLQKFGFETATLLDSEATRANMLDRITKLVNTSKPGDVVVIQYSGHGTTLKDLDGDEEDDGRDEALCPYDYATGAFLLDDDLRAVFRRVPTGVNVTLFMDCCHSGTISRFATLEPVVTAPSNSRPRFMRATRDMEAAHEDFRRTLANNGLTSPADGSRAHMRVVTFTACQPIEVAYETDGSGDFTNRAVRLLSKATTGVTHKEFQRQVTRAFGAKPRQHPTLDCTDDASGYALLQPVPSVSSKVVAPKPARRKKQLG; from the coding sequence ATGCCTACCCGTTTCAAACAACTGTCCCTGGCCGAGTTCATTGCCGTGCTCGACCGCTTCCCCTTCACGCGGCACATCAACGCCGTGCACATGCACCACACGTGGCGCCCCAACCGGGCGCAGTACCAGGGTTTGGCCAGCATTGAGGCGATGTGGCAGTACCACACCCAGCACAACGGTTGGTCGGACATTGCCCAGCACATCACCATCGCGCCCGACGGCACCATCTGGACGGGCCGCAACTGGAATCTGGCGCCGGCCAGCTCCTCAGGGCACAACGGCAACTCGCTGGCGGGGCCGTTTATGTTTGAGATGATCGGCGACTTCGACAAAGGCCGCGACCCCTTCGACGGGGCCCAGCGCAACACGGCCCTGCACGTGGTGGCACACGTGCTGCACAAGTTTAAGCTCCCGAACGAGGCCCTGCACTTTCACAACCAAATGTCGGTCAAAACCTGCCCCGGCAGCAGCATCAGCTACGCCAATACGCTGGTGGAAGTACAGAAAATCAGGGCGACGCTGGGCACCCGCACCGTCAATTTTGGCGCCGTGATCGACTCCGAGCGCATTGAACGCGCCCTGGAGCTGCTGCGCCGCGTGCCCATTGCCAGCCACACCCGCCGGCTGGGCGCCGAAGCCCTGGCCGAACCCGCCGAAGAAGGCATGAGCCGGCAGGAGATGCACCACGTAACCGATGCTCCGGAAACAACGACCAGCCGGAACGCGCCCCTCCGCGAAGCGCTGTCGGAAGCACAGAAGCGCCGCCTGCGTCCGCACGTCATCAACCTCGACCAGGGCCACTTCTCGCCCGACGGCCTCTACACCACGCGCCCCGCGGACGTGGACGCCATTTTTGACCGGTACTTGGAGCAGGCCTTGCAGGAAGCCAAAGCCGCCAACCGTCCCCTGCAGATCATGCTGTACGCCCATGGGGGCTTGGTATCGGAAAAATCGGGGCTGCAAAGCGCGCTGCGCTACATTCCATGGTGGCTGCAAAACCACGTCTACCCGCTCTATTTTGTGTGGGAAACCGGCTTGTGCGGCACCTTAGGCGCCATCATCCGGAGCGTGGGCTCGCGCGAGGCGGCCCGCGGCATCACCGACCTCACCGACCGCATCGTGGAAAAATCGGTGGGGCCGCTCGGGGGCCAGCTCTGGAAAAACATGAAGGACAGCGCCGAATGGGCTGCGGCTGCCGACGGTGGCGCCCGCTACGTAGCCCTCAAGCTCAAGGCCTTCTGCGATGCCCACGGCAACGACGTCCGGACGGGCGCCTTGCAGCTGCACGCGGCCGGACACAGCGCCGGCTCTATTTTCCATGCGCATTTTATTCCGGTGGCCCTGCAACTGGGCGTGCCCGCTTTCCGCACGCTGCACCTGCTGGCGCCGGCCATTCGGGTAGATGAATTTAAGCGCCACCTGGCCGCCCACGTGGGCAAAGGCATCCAACACCTGACGCTGTACACCATGCGCGACGCGCTGGAGCTAGCCGATACCTGCTCGCTGATTTACCGCAAATCGCTGCTCTACCTGCTGTACTACGCCCTCGAAACGGCCCGTGAAACGCCGATTCTGGGGCTTGACATCTCGCTGCACGCCGACGCCCAACTCCAGCAGCTGCTCGGCCTCAGCGGCACTCCCACCCCCAATGCCGAGGTAATCTGGTCGAAAACGTTGGAGCCCACGCACCGCAGCTCCAGCACCTCGACCTCGCACGGCGGCTTCGACGACGACGCCCCGACCATGGAAAGTGTGCTCCGCCGCGTTACCAACCAAGAACCCGTCGCGCCCTTCCCCACCACCCGCGAGCTGGTCGATCCGTGGCACGAGCCCGTCGAGTTGCCCGAAGAGCTGGTGCTGCTGGCGCAGGTGCAGGCCGAAACTAAGGTGCCCACGCCGAAAAAGCCTGCTAAACCGGCGCCGCTCATGCCGTTGCCCAGCAGCAACGGCCATGCCCGCCAGCGTGCCCTGTGCATCGGCATCGACGAGTATGCGGCGGCGCCGCTCAGCGGCTGCGTGGCCGACGCCCAGAGCTGGGTACAGACGCTGCAGAAGTTTGGCTTCGAGACGGCCACCTTGCTGGACAGTGAAGCCACCCGCGCCAACATGCTCGACCGCATCACCAAACTGGTGAACACCAGCAAACCCGGCGACGTGGTCGTGATTCAGTATTCGGGGCACGGCACGACGCTGAAAGACCTCGACGGCGACGAGGAAGACGACGGCCGCGACGAAGCCCTGTGCCCCTACGACTACGCCACCGGCGCGTTCCTGCTCGACGACGACTTGAGGGCAGTGTTCCGTCGCGTGCCGACCGGCGTCAACGTGACGTTGTTTATGGATTGCTGCCATTCGGGCACCATCAGCCGGTTTGCGACCCTGGAGCCCGTGGTCACGGCTCCCTCCAACTCGCGGCCTCGGTTTATGCGCGCCACTCGCGACATGGAAGCGGCGCACGAAGATTTTCGGCGTACACTAGCCAACAACGGCCTCACCTCGCCGGCCGACGGCAGCCGGGCGCATATGCGCGTGGTTACATTTACGGCCTGTCAACCCATTGAAGTAGCGTATGAAACCGACGGCAGCGGCGACTTTACCAACCGGGCCGTGCGGTTGCTGAGCAAAGCCACGACGGGCGTCACGCACAAGGAGTTTCAGCGGCAGGTGACGCGGGCCTTTGGGGCCAAGCCGCGCCAACACCCCACCCTCGACTGCACCGACGACGCCTCCGGCTACGCTCTGCTTCAGCCCGTGCCCAGCGTCAGCAGCAAAGTGGTAGCTCCGAAACCCGCACGGCGCAAAAAGCAGCTCGGCTAA
- a CDS encoding CoA-binding protein — protein sequence MKKNKKTVVIGASDNPARYSYRAVNMLKSHGHDVVPVGIRKGQVAGLDIHLDKPEQSEVDTVTLYVGPQNQPAWYDYILDLNPKRIIFNPGTENDELERLAQQRGIRTEEACTLVMLSVGNY from the coding sequence ATGAAAAAAAATAAGAAAACCGTAGTGATCGGCGCCAGCGACAACCCGGCCCGGTACTCGTATAGAGCCGTCAACATGCTCAAAAGCCACGGCCACGACGTGGTGCCTGTGGGCATTCGCAAGGGCCAGGTCGCTGGCCTCGACATTCACCTCGACAAACCCGAACAATCGGAAGTAGACACGGTGACCTTGTACGTGGGCCCGCAAAACCAGCCCGCCTGGTACGACTATATTCTGGATTTGAACCCCAAGCGCATCATTTTCAACCCCGGCACCGAAAACGACGAGCTGGAGCGCTTGGCGCAGCAACGCGGCATTCGCACCGAAGAAGCCTGCACGCTGGTGATGCTCTCGGTAGGCAACTACTAG
- a CDS encoding DoxX family membrane protein, whose product MQTDLHLPASSSRVAAPSVTQVLRITYGLVPIVAGLDKFTNLLTDWSAYLAPSVATHLPFSAHTFMMLVGVIEIGAGLLVLFRPRIGAWVVMAWLVLIALNLLISRHYDVAVRDLVMAVGAWSLGRLSNGAPS is encoded by the coding sequence ATGCAAACCGATCTTCACCTTCCAGCTTCCTCCTCCCGGGTTGCGGCGCCTTCTGTTACGCAGGTGCTGCGCATTACCTATGGCCTGGTGCCCATTGTGGCCGGCCTCGATAAGTTTACGAACCTGCTCACCGACTGGTCGGCGTATTTGGCGCCAAGCGTAGCCACGCACCTCCCTTTTTCGGCCCACACGTTTATGATGCTGGTGGGCGTGATCGAGATTGGGGCGGGCCTTCTGGTGCTGTTTCGGCCCCGCATCGGGGCTTGGGTGGTGATGGCGTGGCTCGTGCTCATCGCCCTGAATCTGCTCATCAGCCGTCATTACGACGTAGCCGTACGCGACTTGGTGATGGCCGTGGGGGCATGGTCGTTGGGGCGACTCAGCAACGGAGCGCCTTCCTAA
- a CDS encoding RNA polymerase sigma factor: MLPPIAAMPYAPLPDIDVIGRVLAGEKQLFELLMRRYNQRLYRAGIAVLGDAEAVEEAMQNAWVKAYEHLSKFEGRASFATWLTRILLNECLMGQRRQRRFVDLDTAPAPAELAQPDERTPLQAVLNDELREALETAVCELPAKYRSVFVLRAVEGMSVSETAQSLGLTEMNVKVRLLRARAQLRARLGSFDPHRTFAYLGHRCDQMVHTVLARLNETNALSIL, encoded by the coding sequence ATGCTTCCGCCCATTGCCGCCATGCCCTACGCTCCGCTCCCCGATATTGACGTGATTGGCCGCGTATTAGCCGGCGAAAAGCAACTTTTCGAGCTGCTTATGCGCCGCTACAACCAGCGCCTCTACCGCGCCGGCATTGCAGTGCTAGGCGATGCCGAGGCCGTAGAAGAAGCCATGCAGAATGCCTGGGTGAAGGCCTACGAACACCTGAGCAAGTTTGAAGGCCGCGCCAGTTTTGCCACCTGGCTTACGCGGATTCTACTGAACGAATGCCTGATGGGCCAGCGCCGCCAGCGCCGTTTCGTAGACCTGGATACCGCCCCTGCCCCGGCCGAATTAGCCCAGCCCGACGAGCGTACGCCTCTGCAAGCCGTGCTTAATGACGAGTTGCGCGAGGCGTTGGAAACGGCCGTTTGTGAGCTACCCGCCAAGTACCGGAGCGTGTTTGTGCTGCGCGCCGTGGAAGGCATGAGCGTATCCGAAACGGCTCAGAGCCTGGGGCTTACGGAAATGAACGTGAAAGTGCGCCTGCTGCGGGCCCGCGCCCAGCTACGCGCCCGGCTGGGCAGTTTTGATCCGCACCGTACGTTCGCCTACCTGGGGCACCGCTGCGACCAAATGGTGCACACTGTGTTGGCCCGGCTCAACGAGACGAACGCGTTATCTATTTTGTAA
- a CDS encoding NAD(P)/FAD-dependent oxidoreductase — protein MLDKKEIEVLLPAEVAYDEYARYGALLDAAGLQPGEADFVHLRRRSIDARGRQPLVRLRADVWLTPPPAELFGPWFQYPDVSGARRTVLIVGAGPAGLFAALRAIELGIKPIVVERGKDVRTRRRDLAALNKEHLVNPDSNYCFGEGGAGTYSDGKLYTRSTKRGDIQRILRLLVQHGATPDILVDAHPHIGTNKLPSVVAALRESVRQAGGEVHFDTRVTDLILDKNRLRGVVTATGEALEADAVILATGHSARDIYELLHRRGVRVEAKPFALGVRVEHPQALIDQAQYRRTDRGPLPAASYALVHQTQVKGKQRGVFSFCMCPGGFIVPAATAQGEVVVNGMSPSRRDSRYANSGIVAAIELEDMDLRQHGALAGLRYQQEIEQRACALAGHTQLAPAQRLGDFLKNKLSSELLETSYQPGLTPIRMDDVLGANLAERLRQGFQNFGRKIPGYATNVAQIVGVESRTSAPVRIPRDPATLQHPEITGLFPCGEGAGFAGGIVSAAMDGERCAEAMAALSIS, from the coding sequence ATGCTCGACAAGAAAGAAATTGAGGTGCTGCTTCCGGCGGAAGTGGCCTACGACGAGTACGCGCGCTACGGCGCCCTGCTCGATGCTGCGGGTTTGCAGCCCGGCGAAGCCGATTTTGTGCACCTGCGCCGCCGTTCCATCGATGCCCGCGGCCGGCAACCGCTCGTACGGCTGCGGGCGGATGTGTGGCTCACCCCGCCTCCTGCCGAATTATTCGGCCCCTGGTTTCAGTACCCCGATGTCAGCGGCGCGCGACGCACGGTGCTTATTGTGGGCGCGGGTCCGGCGGGGCTGTTTGCAGCGTTGCGAGCTATCGAATTGGGTATCAAGCCGATAGTAGTGGAGCGCGGCAAAGATGTGCGCACCCGTCGCCGCGATTTGGCTGCTTTAAATAAGGAGCATCTCGTCAATCCCGATTCCAACTACTGCTTCGGCGAAGGCGGGGCCGGTACGTATTCAGATGGCAAGCTGTACACGCGCTCTACCAAACGCGGTGACATTCAGCGCATTCTGCGGCTACTGGTGCAGCACGGCGCTACGCCCGACATTCTGGTGGATGCTCACCCGCACATCGGCACCAACAAGCTGCCCTCCGTGGTGGCAGCCCTGCGCGAATCGGTGCGGCAAGCGGGCGGCGAGGTGCATTTTGATACGCGGGTGACCGACCTGATCTTGGATAAAAATCGCCTGCGCGGCGTCGTGACAGCTACCGGCGAAGCGCTTGAAGCAGATGCCGTTATCCTGGCCACCGGCCACTCGGCCCGCGACATTTACGAGCTGCTGCACCGCCGCGGCGTGCGCGTCGAGGCCAAGCCGTTTGCCCTGGGCGTGCGCGTCGAACATCCGCAGGCCCTCATCGACCAAGCCCAGTACCGCCGCACCGACCGCGGCCCGCTGCCGGCGGCTTCTTACGCGCTGGTGCACCAAACCCAGGTGAAAGGCAAGCAGCGCGGTGTGTTTTCGTTTTGCATGTGCCCTGGCGGCTTCATCGTGCCGGCGGCCACGGCCCAGGGCGAAGTCGTGGTGAACGGCATGTCGCCGAGCCGCCGCGACTCGCGGTACGCCAACTCCGGCATTGTGGCCGCTATCGAGCTGGAAGACATGGACTTACGGCAGCATGGTGCTTTGGCCGGCTTGCGGTATCAGCAGGAAATCGAGCAGCGCGCCTGCGCCCTGGCGGGCCATACGCAGCTGGCTCCAGCTCAGCGGTTGGGCGATTTTCTGAAGAACAAGCTCTCATCCGAGCTGCTGGAAACCTCCTACCAACCCGGCCTCACCCCCATCCGCATGGACGACGTGCTGGGTGCCAATCTGGCCGAGCGCCTGCGGCAAGGCTTCCAGAATTTCGGCCGCAAAATTCCAGGTTATGCCACCAACGTGGCCCAGATTGTGGGGGTAGAAAGCCGCACGTCGGCGCCGGTGCGCATTCCGCGCGACCCGGCCACGCTGCAACACCCCGAAATTACGGGCCTTTTCCCCTGCGGCGAAGGCGCGGGCTTTGCAGGCGGCATTGTGTCGGCAGCCATGGACGGGGAGCGTTGCGCAGAAGCAATGGCGGCGCTATCTATTTCATAA